GATGGATATTGTCCTGAGCTAATGGTGTGAAGAtcatatgcccttttaaaatgtggggttttttgagtGGGgtagttattgggttgtttttattttgattgtgtctTTTGcgattttgtattttattctgtgaaccacctgcccctgagacctctgggtatagggtggtatataaattcagttgataataataatcataatggaGGCTTCTGTATTCCTTTCACCACCGCCACCCCTTCTACGCTTGGTCCCCAGTGCACCACCCACCGAGGGGtgccgacttgaataaaatattaggtgGGGGGAGCCAGGTAAGCCTCGCCCCCACACAATGGATCGCATGATGTGGTGCTTCACACACTGCTTGAATGGCCATGTCCATCAACTTGAGGGGGGGCtggcccccttaaatattttattgggggaggggcaaAGAGACCCCAGCCCCTTTGAGTTGGTTGCTTCTGTGCACCCACCCCACTGCTCAACCTGCATTGGAAGGGCTGTATTAGAACGTAAAATATACTGTACTAGGTGAGAGCTGTGAGTAATGACAATCACAGTTCCTAGCAGTGAGGCATGTTCTCACAGGAATGCCActgttggggggcaggggaggttCTCTGAATTGCAGAAAAGTCTCTGGGTGAGTGCCCTTTCGTGTCCTAGAAGAACAttaaaaaggaggaaggaaggtcCACTAAATCGCATGCATTCTGCCCCCGTTTGTAAATTTCTACGTAGGAGTTTCTCTTGGAGTGTTTATAGGAATTCCCCTCTTTTGTTTCTGAGCTTGACACATGTATGAGTCAATAAAAGTAGTTCTTGCTAGTCCTATTTTTTCCTGCTATGAAGTCCACATACTATGTGTGGAATACACGATGTTTGTTCAGAACCATAAATCTCTCTCAGTACGTTATTACTTTATGCTGGGCCAGAGGGTAATAACAGTTTATGTTCACAGCAGTAGTGTAATGACAAATTTAGGAAGTGCAGGTCCATGATGTCGCAGCCGCTCGTCTTCTTAGATTGCACCATAATATACGTAATTATATAGTAATAATTTGGGATGCATTGTAATCATCAATGCAGATCTCCACTTGTTGCTTTTCAGCTAGATACATTTTTTTTCTATGCATGTATACAaataaatgatttggagtgctgcaatattttatttcacAGTGACTTTCCTCCAAGTTCCATTGTACTTAACAGAATGTGAACACCATTCTCTTGAAGCTGAAGCActttgtgttttcagtgttcctaaatgctaAGCTTTGGAGTATACACCTCAGTTTTATTTCCATAGACCTTCACccgagtgaccctaggagccaatctTCAGAGGCTGACTTTCCTCCTTTCAATTGGATTGGCTCCAGTGTGCACAAAGGGTGAGAAGACCtcttctcagtggctaaaaaattcccctttcatgctgattggggaGCTATAGAATCCTAAAGAGAGAAATAGCTGAAACACCTTTGGTAACCCCTTGCTGGCAATTTCCTTTTTGTTTCTGTAGTCAACATACAGATACTTTACCTTAACTTGAAACATCTGATtcctttctggtgtgtgtgtgtgtgttggtcaaTGATAGCGATTAATgaaatttgttacaatttgaaaGCTAGGATGAGTATTTGAATGTGCACCAAGAACTACCACACATATATTCATAGCACAACATACAAGATGAAAAATTCATCTGTTGCTAACTTCGTCATTTCTTCTTGCTAGGTTTTGGAACGATTGCGCCGCTATCTGTGTGACAAAATTATTGCAGAAAGACACTTTGATTATCTACGTTCAAAAAAAATACTCAGCAGAGAGGACACTGAAGAAATCTCTTGTCGATCTTCAAGTAGGAAGAAAGCTGGGAAGCTGCTGGATTACTTAGCAGAACATCCCAAAGGACTGGATGCACTAATAGAATCTATTAGATGGGAAAAAACACAGACCTTCCTGTTAGAAAAGATAACTGATGCTGTCTTGAaggcaaaaaatgaaaaactggaaAGCCTCAAAGGTAAATGGAATAACATGCATTTGAATCTATTCCAAAAGGTTTTGTAAAAATTAATTTTCATGCAACCTGCTTCTGTGCGTGTTTGCTCAAAAGTGTGTTCCGCTGATTTCGGGGGACTTATGCCAGGTAAAACTTCAGTTGTCAGCTGTGGGTTTTGGTCCTCTTTTTGTACTTAAGATGAATAAACCCAAGGCACAAGCTACTGACCAGAATTAGTTTGTTCAAAATCAGGTGATAGCattagggtgggggtgggggtgtccttTGGAAAGGGGATATGTGGAAGAACTTAATGTAATGTTTCTATTTGAGTGTTTCATGTCTGGCCTGGGTAGTTGCATTGGATTATATTGGTGATTGGTTTCTGCCTTTTAATTTTACCTCTTAAGaacctgctgtatcaggccaatggcccatctactgcagcatcctgttctcacagtggtcagctacATGCCTCTATACCTGAGGATTGGAAAGTGGTCAACgtaacaccaatttttaaaaataagaaccagTACTCGTAACACCGCTTGCATGGACTCAAGAGGCAGTGTTgtagacttaaaaaaacaaaccaaccaccaCACTATGTAAATTGTATGCAAATGATACATTTTATGTCTTTATTACAGGCTTGAACTGTAGCAACTGCATGGCTTCAGGGTATGACCAATCGAACAATCTCTCCAGATCACAGTCAAATGAATCTAATCTCTTTGAGAAACAAAAAGACAGAGAAACCACCTACCTTCATCCGGAAGAGTTTAGTACATCTGCTTTTGTATCCGCCGCTTCTCTTCATTCAATGAATTTGCCGATTACTGAGGTTGGAAGTACGGAAAACTCTGTTTTCTCAGCCACGCTTCCTGGCCCTGGAGATTCTGGAGCCCCACCTCTTCCGCCGCAATTGCAAAATGAACAAGAGGAAACATGTACGACTTCGAGTGACAGTCCTTTCCTGCCTTTAAGATCCCGCTCTCTTCTTCCGTAGCGATATTTTTCCTTGAGTACTATCATGCTGGATACCTTGAACAGTTTTGGGTGGTGGGAAAAAAAGTGTCTAACTGTAAAGTCACAATAGATCAAGAAATAGCTTGACAGCTCACTGCATCTTAtaagttttttattaaaaaaaattgaacagtTTCCCCATTAATTCATATTTTAAATGTTCGTTTGTAtgcttttattgattttttttgcagTGTAAAAGCTTTTAAATGGTATTTTCTATTCAAAAACAATATAGGCAAAATGATGCTCAGTTGAACATTTTAAGGAGGTTTTTCCTACTGTTTTCTATATGCACTGTCTGCATAAAATTCACACCGAGAAAGCATAATTTGATCCTCTTCTGCATCGTAAGAACAATTTAATCTGGTGAttttttgggcttgctgattactGAGAACTTCCTAGTTTTCTCCCAACTTACATCAATTCGTGCTGATGAAGTGTCATGAGGAGGGAAGTTTGCACCAAGGAAAGTTTTGATATGAACATAGTAGTCATGAATGAGGGTGGTGAGTCTTACATCTCACTGGTGTTGGCATTACATTGGTAAGTTCTGCTTGGTTACTATTGACAGGAAGTAAAGAAGCCTCGGAACATAGGGAGACGTATTCTTTGATTTGCAACCCAAGTATACGATTGTTTTGTAATGTATCATGGGGCGCCTGCCTTATCCAGTTTTTGTGTGACATGAACAAATTCCTGGCTGTAGGGTTAAGTGCCTTCTTTTGGAGTAAGACATGATCTTCTGAGTAATACTCTATTGTCACTGATCTTCAAAAGCAATTAAGTGTGTACTTCACAAAtcaaattcatttttattcactATCAAAACATTTAACTTTCTAGGCATTTTACTTCGTTTTAGTACATATGCCTTGGGCTCCTTTACaatactgaatatatatataaaattaacagCTTAATTACTCTCGCAAAGTGAAACAGGTTGCCGCAAATATGAATTCCCTGCAAGCCACTAAAGGGATTTATTGTTGCTAACTAACAGGGAAAAGATGCAGCAAAAGAAAGATGGCAGTAAAGAGGGGCCTTACTTTCCTGTGAACTTACAGGATTTGCCattttttattaacttttttCTAAACCTCTTTTCTACTCTTAATACTATTTTTTTCTAAACCTCTTTTCTGTTCTAATACCATTGTTGCTTAGCTTTACTAAAGATGTGTACTTCTCAACATTTGCGAACGTACAAGGAAGCGAACAGGATATTCTTTTAAATTCCAGATGTATACACTTTTAAAAGTATTTGCGCTCTGGGCATTATCAGGGATGTAGTGTGTTTTTTGCTGTCTTCTGTGCTAACTGTATGTCTACTCTAAACCTCAGGGAAGCAGTGCCTTTTCTATATCCGGTCAAAAAAAAGTCTCAGAAATACCAACGTATTGTGAAATGTGCCTGCATTTTTCTTTCACAAGCCCTTGGATTAAAACGTGCAATAAATTACACTAATTTACAGCCTGCTTCTatgcatgttcactcagaagtaactcccactgTATTAGGATTACAGGCAAATATTTTAAGAACATTTGATCTGATGGCAATGGGTCAATTACACTGGTCACTGTCTGCAGAACACAGTAGATCTTAAGCACAAACTGATCTGGTGGTGGTTCTGTCGCAGTGTATTAAGTACTTGCTTGCCATGTAGCTTGCCTGAACTCAAACTTCCATGCTGGTGATTTACAGGGCATTAAGTTCCTACTCTAGATGTTGCTGTGTTAAACAAAACCTTGTATTCACACAACCGTGAACTTAACATTTAATATTGTGtgatgttttcccctgaaaagcTTTATGGCTTTCTAGATTTTGAAATTGCACTAGGGTTTATTCCTCTCCCAAGCATGTGATCCCATATAATCCAAAATTTACTTGTGTGGAAATTTCCACTATTTCTGTGACTATTTCTGACCATAATGTGTTCTACTGTGTAAATTGCGGACTGTTCACAACTGCTGTATTACCCCCACCCAAAAAGGTACAACCATTATAAAACAATACTGAACTGAAAAATTGTTTGGAAACTCTAAACTCaacttttcaaaaatatttctCTTGTAGAGTTTAACTTTTGAAACAAGCAATCCGAGAAGCATTAATTTCTAATAAATTGTCAgtaggtggtgtttttttttaaagtacacctCACATGTGCTAAGCTTGCTTTCTATTCAGTGGCAGCTGTGTTCTTAATGGCTTTGCTGAGCAGCATTGTTCAAGGGTTGTTGACACCTgacaataaaatacatttagagcAGGTTATATCTTTGTGGTATTTCAGAATTGGAGGATCATTGTAGCCTTCAACAGGTTCCTTTACAGCACTAGGCTCTGATACATTAGCCATGATAATGAAAAGGAACATCCATGTTCAGAACCCATGTATTCTGCATATTAGAGGCTTGTGTGTGTACTGCAATGGGCTTGTTTTCATGCTTGGCTTGTAGACTTCTGGGAAGAATCTGGCTGCCTGCTGTTGGAAAAAGTGCTAGAAGAGAGACCCTGGTCTCACACAATTCTTAATGTTTTGGTGTCCTGggcagaatatttttcttctaatATGATAATTTGTTTTTGCTTACGGTAATTCTACCCATAACTATTGACCTAAGGCATTACTCTTAGGAGTGGGCTGAGATTGGTTTGGTCACAATTCTTTCTAACATTGTAACTTTTCATGAATACTATAGAAACCACAGTTGATGCTAGCCAAATGACATAACAAATGCATTCTAGCAGATTGTTATGGTAATGCAAGGGTGTAAAATAACAAAAGCTTTATATCCAAGTAAGGCTATATGGCTACATAAGGCATGAACTCTAAGGTTATTTAATGAGTTTGTAAATATATTTTGCACCAGAATACTTGTTGGGATAGGTCATCAATGAATTTGGCAGTGAgtgttaaaatattttattccttCCCTGTAATGGCTTTTGTTGTCCTTGCAGTCAATTATGTAAGAAtgaatttaaaatgaaataatgttTTGACCATACTCTGCCTTTCTCTGTTGGAATATAAGGTGAGAAATATTTGGGTGGAAGATATCAGTGTTTGAATGTGtggttgctttggaaaatggatgGCTGCCAAAGCTTGGATCTGCTATAGATGACCAGAGTAAAATCTCAGCTGTTGatggttgctggaaaaaaagggGCTTTGGGATAACTTTGGACCCACACATCTAGTACAAGGGTTTATAAGCCTCCAGTAATGTGCTGCTCTTTGAAGCTTAGTTTTTCCTTTAACTACAGGATTTTGAGTAACCAGGTCTATGCTCTTTTTATATCCTGTTGCACACAGAATAGCAAAGTCTTGTAGCATTTTACACATCAAATTTATTACAGCACAAGCCGTTGTGGACCAGAgcccatttcatcagatgcatgcaTTGTGATCCTTGGTTGGCATGTGTGTTTATAAAGCATTGTGAGCTGGGCTGAGTGTAGTTCTGCTCAGCCAGGTACTTGGTGCTATACTAATACAGACTGGGGTGATGAGGCATTGCTGTGGTCCAGAGAGACTCCCATCACAAAGAAACCCCTATATCTTGGAGTGggcctagatcatgggtaggcaaactaaggccttggggctggatctggcccaatcaccttctaaatgtggcccaatcgccttttaaatctggcccacagacagtccgggaatcagcatgtttttacatgagtagaatgtgttcttctatttaaaatgcatctctgggttatttgtggggcctgccaggtgtttttacatgagtagaatgtgttcttttatttaaaatgcttctctggattatttgtgggacctgtctggtgtttttacatgagtagaatgtgttcttttatttaaaatgcatctctaggttacttgtggggcataggaacggccccctgctgaaaaggtttactGACCCCTGGCCCAAAGAGGCAGATTGGGGATGCATGCAATGTACCATCCACCCTGCTGCACTACAGCCTCCCTGACGAAATTGGCAGAGATTACATTGGAAGGATCATTAGAAGAGCCTATTCTAGGCTTCCGTAGGATCTCTTGGTCTTTATGGCAACTTTGGGACTGTCAGGGACCCAACGCACAGAACTTTGGATTTGGTCTTTGCTGCAGGGGCAGAGGTGAATGGTCTGAATGCAGCAGGGAGATTCCAAACAACTTTCAGATAACTACCTGGTGAAGTTTCGACTCATTGTGACTGTTCTCCCTTTGGGATTGGAAGACCTATCTGCATGGTCTTCTGCAGACTCCTGCAGTGAAGAGAACTGGTGATAagtgttgaggcccttctctcacTATGGAGAGGTGAGATGTGAAAGGACATCAATGTTATTGCTGCTGAGCACCCTCTCCAACATGAGCCCACAATGCCATGGAAAACTAGGTAGCTGTGAGCAATGAAGCAAGATGTACAATAGCTAGAATGCTTGCTGATAATACAGGACCCATGGGTGTaggcaggatttttgttggggggggcatgcCTTTTGTTAAGGAGGCAGAACCTCGGCTACTGATTTTTATTGAttagggggggcagctgcccccactcccccccctggctatgcccatgacaaGACCTGTTGCAAAGGTGAGTGAACATGCCTTTGAGCATGTTACCATGCCTATTGTGTAGCAGTCACAGGCAAAGCAACCCACTTTATCTTCCATTGCATCCTCAACTTCACTGCCCAGTAGAACGACTTCGAATAATTCAACACGTATTAACTTCAGCCCATAAAGgaggcatttaaagcacatggttcctggccaccaaagaatcctgggaactctattTTACTCCACACTCAGCAACAATTTCTAGAGCCtttaacaaactaaagttcccaggatttagGGGAGGGGaccccatgtgctttaaatgcgtgGATGCGACTCCCTAGACTAcaatcccataccctccaacatttctccgatgaaaatagggacattccattccataatgataattttactatttatgccccacacatctgactgggttgccccagctactctgggcagcttccaacatatataaaaacattaaagaaaacaacttccctatacaggattgccttcagaccgCTCGGCGGTCGCataaactccataccctccaacatttctccaacgacAATAGGGAGgttctattccatcccctccaacattcctccaaggTAAaggtagggacatcctaaggaaaagtggatcaaatcagaaaccgggacagcttctctaaatcagggacgtccctggaaaataggaacacttggagggtctgcaatcccTTACACGTTCACTTGGGCGTGAGAGCCCCCATCGACCTCAACACAAGTTATATATTAACACtggatatatatactgtatatttccCCCAAGTGGGgcagcagcagagaggaggagagtTCTTTCCCAGCCGAGGTGGCAGCTTGAGTTCGGCCGccccctctcttcccttccccaggcCTGAGAGGGCGAGTTGTGgtgttttgtcccccccccttccccggaACCTCCCTCTCCTCGCGCCTCCGTTTCCGCGGGCGGGTGTTTCTGCCGCACCGGTCCCCCGCCATGGCAGCTGCGGAAGGGAAGGACCCGCTGGGCTTTTTCGCCGCTTACGGGGCCAGCGACGACAGCTCGGACAGcgcgggctcggactcggaaggCGACGAAGGGCCCGGCTCGGGCCGCGGCGGGGAGGCCAAAGGGCCGCCTCCTCTGCCGAGGGGGAGCCCCGAGGGCAGGCCGCGCTTGCCAGGGCCCGACGAGCTGTTCCGCAGCGTCCACCGGCCGGCCTTCCTCTATAACCCGCTGCACAAGGAGATCGACTGGGAGAGCCGGGTCCTGCGAGCTCCCGAGGAGGTGGGTGGGAAGAAGcggggggctggggaggggagggctggGGGTCGCTCTCCTGCAGCAGCAAGAGCTGGGCGACGAGGGGAGGACCACGCTGGGAAGACCTAACATGATGTATTCCTAAAGGGCGGAGTTGTATACGGGAGGGACACACACATGATGTGCATCCAGgggtaaataaaatgttttttgggggagcaggtaagcccccCTAATAACCGACCACAGGACATGGCATAcacgcacactatttgaatggaaaCTTGGGGGGGTCACATTTTATTGGGGTGGCTGAAGGGactttggcccctaggagttggctcctatgtgtgCCTCGCTGCCGGGGCCTGTAGCTTTTCCGGCTGCGTGTGCCCCTGGAAGTCTATATTTGTGTTTCTTGTGTCCtaaatttattttattggggtggcttgTGGCCTAAAAACGTTGGTTTAGGGCTATTGGAGGCCCTGGCTGGAGAGGGTATTTGAGACTTTTAGGCCCCACCTAGagcatatacacatatatacacacacacacatgtacacacacaaagcTATCTTAAGTGTTGGTTTGCTTCATCGGATATGTGTTATCCTGAGTTTCAGGTGCATATGGAATGCTGAAAAGTTATGTGTGATGTTAATTACCGGTACATTATAATCAATGGCTATGCATAATTGATGGCTACGCATAAAAATAATATCTAGATCAGtagttcccaacctttttttggccatgccccacctaagcatctctaaaatcctgtgacatataattcttattcaaaaagtgaactcctgttcatgtggaggaagcctaaaaggccattaacttggtttaactcattctcgaattgcccccctttaaaatcaaattgcccccctgtggggcgtgtgccACATGTTGGGAACCACAGATCTAGATATTCTGGTATTGACTGTTCGTCTGAGAACAGAAAGGGCTGTCATTGAAGGTCCAGCCTATGGCAATAGCAATTGCCCCAGCAGCACTTGTCTCTTTACAACTTCTCAgtgttaaatattttatttttttataattaattataaaaataattaatttttttaatgaaaatccTGTGTTGTTCCTTCCATCCTTCTAGGGGAAGGGATGGGGAttctgtggacctccagatacattaggctccagctcccatcatccctgaccattagccatggtgTCTGGAGCTGGTTGGAGTTGACAccaaagaacatctggagagcttcaGGTCCCCAATCCTTCCCTAGAGCCAGAGGCTGCTTTAAAGCCTAGTATTAAAGATACGGAACTCCTTGGTCAGTGGGGTTTGCTTTCTTGTTTGTATCCAAAATATGGAACTTATTTATCCTATTTGCGATGAAGATGGAGTCTTTCTCCTAGATCAGGATTACTTGTTGTTGTATTCCTCCTCCATTTATCCTTGTAATGAGTGGCTTGGCTTATTTGCTTAAACCATTTTGATTTCTAAACGGCCATGGCATTGATGATACTATGTTGCTGCTTTATTCATTCATTGGTGATACTGCTCATTCATTAGATGCTGGGTATATTTTCAGATATGAGAGCAAAACAGCTTGTGCCCATGATTTCGCCTATGCCTTTAAAATGTATTACAAGATACGTAGTCCCTGCACTTGGTCTTCTGACAGCACAGTATTTTAATCCAATGTGTTCCCCCAAACAGCCTCCAAAAGAGTTCAAGGCATGGACGACACATGCTGTTCCGCCCCCTGAAACTTATAGTGTCAAAGAAACAAAGCCACCGCCACCTCCTGAGCTCGATATGGCAATCAAATGGTCCAATATGTATGAAGATAATGGTGATGATGCTCCAAGGAATCCAAACAAAGTTAACTTCTTACCAGCAGAAGAGGAGCAAGAGCACGTAGAATCAGGTAACCCTTTGTATATAAATAATTTGATTTAAATCTCCCCCGTGCCAGTTAGATACTTCCATCAATGCCAATTTGTGTAGTATATTTTTGAATCCAGGCATACTTTTAGCCAGCAATACATCCCGTGGCTTTTTCTGCAATGTAATAGTAAAAGTAGCTTAGTTTTCCCATTACAATTTTACACCTGAAAGTAGTTTGGGTTGTTTGTCATGGAATGCGGGGGCACAGGAAGTACAAGGCACTTCCTGTTTTTGCATGCTTACCTATAACAGAATCTTTGCATCTCCCTCTCAAGATGGGGATTGAATAGTGCAGGAAAAAACAGGGTGGGAGAGTGCAAGACATTCATTTTCATTATGTTTATGTCCAACTTTTCTTCTATTATCATGGAATCCAAGGTAGCATACATGTGGTTTCCAGGTAGTCACAAGGCATCAGATCCAGACTTGCTTAGCATCAGCAAGGCTGTATCTTCATGTAttttcagactacagtggtaccttgggttacatatgcgtcaggttacagacgcttcaggttatagactccactcacccagaaatagtacctcgggttaagaactttgcttcaggatgagaacagaaatctcgcagcagtggcacagcagcagtgggaggccccattagctaaagtggtgcttcaggttaagaacaatttcaggttaagaatggacctccagaacgaattaagttcttaacccaaggtaccactgtataatatctATTTCTGTTCTTCCTCCTTCGCTTTCCTAACGTTCAAAGCCACTTTTGTCTGTTGGCTTTTACTGATGCGCGGGAGTTTCTGTTTTGATAATGAAGGTGTGTGTCATGTTCTGAGGTATTTTAAGTAGTTTCTTCCTCAGGACAATCCCTGAATATTCTGATACTAACTCTGAGTTTTTCATCGCTTAAATCACTGGAGGATATTGCTGCTTCCAATAAATGGTTTAACTTGCTATTTTAGATTTCTTTTGGACCCTTGTTTCCGTGTGTCCTTTTGGTTTGACTGCTATTCCTATTAAAGATGCAAGCTTTGACTAGAatgtttaatatataaaaaatataccTCCATTCTACCCCATGCTTAATTGGTGATGCTCACAAGTAGAAACTACTAGACTGTAGACCGTTACTGGCCACAGAGATGTGCCAGCACAATCCTCCCTGTACCAAacactttgtttttaaaaattgttgaaTTGCTCTTACCATTAATTACCAACTATATACTTTCCTGTAAATTAAGCCTATTGGATGTAATCCTACAGTCTGCTAAATTAGAAAACACACACTTCAAGGAATATCAAGTCCCTCCTCATTTTTTTCCAGGTTAAAAATATCCAATTCCTTCATTTAGCCTTTCCTTATAGGACTTTTTTCTATACCCTTGATCATTTTTTGTTGCCACCTTCTGAACCATTCTATATCCTTCTTCCAAAGTGTGTTGCCGAGAACTGGACGCATTATGCCAGATGAATTGAAGCCAAGCTTTTGTAAATGgggctttaaaaacctccagcttatgcatatatttgcatttataaatacttttttatttgAAGATGATGAAAAAGATGAACCTGCTTCGTTTAAGAAACGCAAGCTAGACCCTGAGGAGCAGATGAGAAAAAAGAAGCAGTGATGAATTGAACAAAAGTTTGACTGCTGACAATGTTGTTCTTGAACACGTAGAACGTCTACTGAACCTTGATTTCACCACTGGACCAGGGAGCAAAAAGCATTGCCAGCCATACAGCACATTTATGGACTCTATTATTATACAGGAAATTATAGAATGCATTGATTGGTATTGTTTTAGATGTCATGTCTATAAACCCACAATGTTTCAATTAGAACCCTTTTAATGAAAACACAACCTTTTAGAATATTGTGGTAAATATTTGTGCGGGCTATGGAATTTCAGAGTGTTCTGTTCATCCatgaaactgaaaaaaatgtGAGAATTGTTTACTGAACTACCATTGGGGTAGAAGATATTTGTTTCTAAAATCAAGAAATGACATTTTAAAGGGGTGAAG
The Podarcis raffonei isolate rPodRaf1 chromosome 6, rPodRaf1.pri, whole genome shotgun sequence DNA segment above includes these coding regions:
- the BCL10 gene encoding B-cell lymphoma/leukemia 10 — translated: MADSGLPAAGRPLTDDEMAEVKKEVLERLRRYLCDKIIAERHFDYLRSKKILSREDTEEISCRSSSRKKAGKLLDYLAEHPKGLDALIESIRWEKTQTFLLEKITDAVLKAKNEKLESLKGLNCSNCMASGYDQSNNLSRSQSNESNLFEKQKDRETTYLHPEEFSTSAFVSAASLHSMNLPITEVGSTENSVFSATLPGPGDSGAPPLPPQLQNEQEETCTTSSDSPFLPLRSRSLLP
- the C6H1orf52 gene encoding UPF0690 protein C1orf52 homolog; the encoded protein is MAAAEGKDPLGFFAAYGASDDSSDSAGSDSEGDEGPGSGRGGEAKGPPPLPRGSPEGRPRLPGPDELFRSVHRPAFLYNPLHKEIDWESRVLRAPEEPPKEFKAWTTHAVPPPETYSVKETKPPPPPELDMAIKWSNMYEDNGDDAPRNPNKVNFLPAEEEQEHVESDDEKDEPASFKKRKLDPEEQMRKKKQ